The Candidatus Neomarinimicrobiota bacterium genome contains the following window.
ACCGAAGCTTCTGAAAGGCCTTTAAACAGGAGTTGCTTTGCTGCCAGGTATTCTTCAAAGGAACCATGGTAATCCAAATGATCCTGGGAGAGGTTGGTGTAGACGGCTACATCAAAGCTGAGCCCATCCACCCGATTTTGATCCAGAGCGTGGGAGGACACTTCCAGGGTGATGGCCTTTGCCCCATGCGCCACAAATTCAGCGAGGATCTCGTAAAGATCGGCTGATTCAGGTGTCGTATGCATAAGATCAGTATTCACCTTACCCAGGGTTGCTCCAGTGGTCCCAACACGACCTGTCTTGAGCATGGAATCAGTGAGCAGGTGTTGTACAAAATAATTGGTTGTTGTTTTGCCGTTTGTCCCGGTTATGCCCACAAGCTTGAGTTTGCTTTCGGGATGGCCGTAGTAACTGGAGGCGATCCTGGGTAAGATCAGACGTGAATTCTCTACTTGAATAGCGACAATATCAGGTGGGATATGACAATCCGGTCTGTCATAAACGATAGCGACGGCACCTGCCTGAATAGCAGCCTCGATATAGCTGTGGCCATCTGATACCAGACCGCGAACAGCGATAAATAAATGTCCCGTCTGAATCTGGCGCGAATCATAGCTGATCCCGGAAATACTGCGGTCCAAATCGCCCCTGATCTCGAGAATGTTTGACAGCCTGGTAATAAGCTTATTCAGATTCATTGATCACCTAGATAGATCTCTACAGTTTGACCGGTTCTCAGTTGCTTACCTGCGCTTGGAACCTGCCGAATGACTCGACCACTGCCATGAGAGATTGGATTAAGCCCTAATGCGTAGAGTCCCGAGAGACTCATTTTCATGCTCATGCCCAACAGTTTGGGCATGGTGAGATGTTCAGCATTCACTTTCATCACAGGAATGGCAGCAGAAAGTAATTTACCTTTCAAGGTCGATCGGGGAACTGATCTGATATTTTTTGAAGCAAGGTCAGCATGTTGATACGGATCAGAAGTGTGTCCCCGCAGGTTATAGATCCGACGATAGATCTCTTTGGCAATGGGGGCTGCCACCATGCCGCCGGTATAGCCACCTGCTCTGGGGTGATCTACTACCACGACCAGTGTGTATTCAGGATCATTTGCCGGATAGAAACTGGCAAATGATGCGATATATTCGCTGACGTATTTGCCATTTTTGATCTTTTTAGCAGTTCCAGTTTTACCAGCAATCCGCAGGTTTGGCAGAAAAGCATGTGATCCGGTGCCTTGGGAAACTGCCTTTTCCAGTATATCTGATAAAGTGTGCATTGTGTTTTCAGAGGCAACCCGCCGGATCGCATCCATTTGGTCAACGACCTGCGCATGACCATTAGGCGTTGTAAAATTTTTGACCAATTGCGGTTTTAAAAGAATGCCTCCGTTGCCGATGGCAGAGTAAGCCATGGCCAATTGCAGGCTGGTGACAGAAACCTCATAGCCGATGGAAATTTCAGATTTTGAAATTCTGGACCAGTGTTTATTGTTTTTTAATGAGCCTGTATTTTCATAAGGAAACTGGATCCCACTCTTTTCACTGAACCCGAATTTCCGCGCGATCTTGAAAAGTTTCCCGGCCTCCAGGTTCTCCATGGCCTTGATGGTTCCAATATTGGATGAATTTTGCAAAACTTCTGAAAATGTCAGATTTGCAAACGAACGCCAGTCCTTGATATGCAAACCGTGAATGGAGAATTTTCCATTTTCACAGAAAAAGACATCCATGGGATGAACTTTATTTGCTTCCAGCAGAGCAGTTGCTCCTACAACTTTGAACGTGGAACCTGGCTCAAAAGCAGACATGATGGGGTGGGAGGTCAGTGCCTCCTGGGTCAGATCAGAACGAGTATTGGGGTTAAAAGCCGGGAGGTTTGCCAAAGCAAGTATTTCTCCTGAGCTTGGATCGATGAGGACGGCCATTGCTTTATCAGCCTTGTGCCTTTCGATGGCTGAGCGCAATTCTTCTTCAATGATCACCTGCATATCCACATCTATTGTGAGAGAACAATTGTCACCGTTGATGGGTGTCTGCTCTCTGAATTCACCTCGAATCCGGGTATTGCCCCGGCCATCGGAGCCCAGTTCTTTCCAGCCTGATATACCAGCCAGTTGATGATTATAATGAGCTTCCAGGCCGGACAACCCATGGTTTTCAGTACCAACGAATCCGATCAGAGGTGCTGCAACATCGCCATAGGGGTAATACCGGCGTACTTCGGATTCAACTTGCACTCCAGTTGGCAGAAGTCTTTGGCTCAGCTCTCGGCCCAGCAGGGGATCGATATTGCGCTCGAGGTACACAAATGGACTCTTGGAATTCAAGCGATTCAGATAATAGCGTTTTGATTTATTAAAGGTTTTACTGAAGAGACGGGCAATTGCATCTTTGTCTTGAACCAGTGCAGGCCGTGCGGAAAAAGAATAATGTTCGATATTATCGGTGAGCTTTTTACCATTCCGATCAAAAAAATTCCCCCGCAGTGGTGGGATAGAAACTTTTGCTTCAAATCGGGATTCAATAGCAGCTCCCAGGCTTTCAGCGTCAATAACCTGGATAAAGAACATACGAAAGACCAACATGGTCCAGACCAAAATGGAACTCACAACTACGATGATATAGCGTCCGCGAAATTTCTTATAGGTCATGCTCATTTGAGATTAACCCTGATCTCACGGGTTTCTGGATCCGGTTGAGTTAAACCCAGGTTTTCCCGAGCCAGCTTGGAAAGATTATCTGGACGGTGTAGACGATTTCGCTCACTTAGCACCAGGTTATACTCACCCCGAAGTGTGATCTCCTGTGATCTAAGCGAGTCAAGTTTAACGGCGCATGCTCTAACTTCTTCCCCCAACCAGACATATAGGAATAGCAAGGCTGCAACGACAGGAACCATACCGATATACAGGATGGTCTTCAGGATCTCACGTCCAGTCTCATTTCGTCGCATGCGTTGTCCTCTCTGCGACTCTGAGTTTGGCACTGCGAGCCCTGGGGTTGACGGAAGCTTCGCCGGGGAGGGCGACTACAGGTTTTGTGGTGATTCGTTTGAGAAGGGGAACCTTAACCTCTTCATCTACCATACCCGGTTGTCTGGGGATATCCTGCGACAATTCCCGGAAGTGCATTTTAACCATGCGATCCTCCAAAGAATGATAACTGATCACAGCCAATCGACCACCGGGGACCATAAGTTCTATTGCACTGTCAAGTACGCTGGACAGTACTTCCATTTCTCGATTTACTTCGATGCGGAATGCTTGAAAAACTCTGGCAAGAGATTTGTTTCGGAATCGTGGATCCACACTCCTGGCGACAGCCTGTTTTAGCTCATCACTTCGTGTTAATCTTTTTTGGGCTCTCATTTCCACGATTCTGCGCGCTATTCTGCGACTGTTCCTCTCTTCTCCATAGCGATAAATGACATCTGCTAGTTGCTCCTGAGAGTAAGTGTTCACCACTATCTCCGCTGTCAGTTCATTTGATCTGTCAAAACGCATGTCCAGGGGTCCGTGAAGGCTGAATGCGAATCCTCTTTCCGGATCATCCAGAGAGAAGGAGTTCAGACCCAGATCCAACAGGATCCCATGAACTTTATTGATCTTCAGGTCACCAAGGATCTGCTTTAAGTTCTCAAAGTTCGTGCACACGAGGTGCAGGGTTTGCTGTACTAAAGAAGGGGTGAATTGAGCGAGGGCAGTTTGATCCTGATCGATACCAATTAGCGTCGCATCAGCATTTAACAGGGAGGAGAGTGCTTTTGTGTGACCGCCGAGGCCGAAAGTTCCATCCACGTAAACACCAGAAAGATCGTTGATCAACAGTTCGCAGACCTCGTCCACCAATACTGGTGTGTGACGAAAGCGAGACTGAGTTATTTGACTCACGGTGATCGGGTATAATTGTCAATGGCTTCAATATCCTCAGCATCAAGTTGGAACACAGTATCCTCATAGCGTTTTAATATCTCCGGATCCCAAATCTCGATCTCGTCGATCATCCCAATGATCACGACGTCTTTGTCAATCCCGGCGTGTTGCAGTAGATTGACTGGGATCGCCACGCGACCCTGACTATCGAATTTGAGTGAAGTGGCAAAGCGGGTCGCCTGGCGCTTGTATGCACGGTGCCCTGGCAGCCGAGAAGAAAGCTTCAGTAATTCTTCTTCGATCTGTTGCCACTTGTCCAATGAGTAGGCCACGATGTTTTCATCTAAGCCTCGGGTTACCACGAAAGTATCTTCACTGGTCTCCGGTAACGCTTTCCTGAATTTCGATGGAACATTCACTCGACCTTTTGCATCGATTGAATAACGAAATTCACCTGTAAATGTTTTTGTTCCCATTTCCCGTTTCAGCAATTAATAGATAGGGATAATTACCCACTATTACCATAAAATAGGGTGAATCACCCACAAACCAAGAAAAAAAGTGAAATCATCAGGAGAAGTGCAGAGTATGTATGGACCAAAATTATACCCTGAGGCAAATGCATATTTTTATTCAATATCAAGGTAAAGCGTATATATACAATAAGATATGTCTCTGTGATCCTGTCAATATGAATCACGCCAAGAAGGCAGAAACCCCCCTTGTGGGTTAATTCCCCTAGTTTTGATGGAGGATAGACTGAACTTTTACTGCGAGGCGATTACTACCTATTTCTGTTTTTGATCAGGGCTATCAGAAAAACGAAAAATTTGATCTGGTTTTAGATCACAGAGTGGGATACGTCCTCAATTGACCGCTGGTAGAATCAGTAGTTACTACTAACCAAGCGTTACTGAAAGGAGAGCCGGGTAAAGTGTCCTGCTGAATGGAGATCAGTACAGCATCACTGGGGTACATCTTCAATTGCATTGAATGCTTTAAAATAATGGATATGGATTCGCCTGGTTCCTGGAAAAGTGTATCCACAGCATTGGAACCCTGGTTGCTAATTATGGATAAATAACCAGAGGCTGTAATGGTAAGCCCCGGTGAATTGGCCGCAAAAAGTGAGTCTGGCAGGTCAAGTGAATCAAGACTCAAACTTAAATCCATTGCAGGCAGTAGGGGAAACTGAGGCGTTTGTGAGGCTGGTGCATTTGGTTTCAGCAGACTTTTACCAAAAATGATCACGACCAATAGTACAATGATACCACCGATCAGGCGGGTTGTATTGCTTTGTGATCCTCGTTCAGCTTGGAGCATATTCTGATTTGGGGAGACAATAGCCCCTGTCATATCAATTGAGGTTGCCAGATCAGACGCGATCATGTCTGAATCACTCTGTTCACCAGTAAGTTTAAGCTCGTTCTCAAGTCCCCGTAGTATGTCTTCAACCGGGTAGTCAATGGTCTGTGCGTATGCTCTCATGAATAGCCGGACGTAGGGGACAGGCAGGATATGATAATCTCCTTGTTCCAATGCCTGCAGGATGCGGATATTGATTTTGGTTTCCTCGGAGATCTCCTCCAGGATGAGTCCCTTTTTAAGGCGATGGTTTCTTAGGTCTTCATGAAATGCCACAACTGCTCCTCTTCGCTGAATGCTGATGAGTTTAAGGAAATTTCCCCGTAAATCAAGACCGCAGAGGGATCATCTATGGCTTTTCTTTGGGATTTATTTGTTCCCTGGTAAACCCAATTGCATCTACAAAGTGCACGATATGTCTTCGCGAGCTCTTCGATGTTACTCAGGATGAACTCCACGTCTATGTCTTCCAGACGCCGTGGCAAGCAGTCCTTTCAGTTCTCGCAAAGACAAATGAGGACACACTGACAGAATTACCTGGAACGCGCAAATAGAATTGAATTTGGTGTGCGACATTAATCCAATCTCAACCTGGATAAATCGTAAGCTGATGTTTGGTTAGTAATTCTTTCAAAGCAGTATGAAAATCTGAAAGGGGAAAACCAACCACATTGTAGAAACAACCCTCGATCCGATCCACGAAGACGCCGGAATAGTCCTGGATTCCATAAGCACCTGCTTTATCAAAGGGGGCTCCTGATTTGATGTATCTTTTGATCTCATCTTCTGCGAGTGGTTTGAATCTCACTTGAGTCGATACATGGCGGTCCAGTTGGATATCCAGAAATCTATGCTGAATACTATAAGCTGTAACAACCTGGTGGGTTCTGTTGGAAAGTAGCTTTAACATATTTTCAGCTGATGTCGGGTCAACCGGTTTGCCAAGGACCGCATCATCGACAACCACAATTGTGTCAGCTCCTACAACCAGAGCATGGGGATAAATATTTGAGATGTCAGCAGCTTTCAGCTCTGCCAGAGACAGCGCATATTTAACTGGATCACCACCTGGATATTCAGGTTCTGCCACCTGGCTTGGATGTATCTCAAAGGAGATCCCGATCTGCTCCAGTAAAAGTTTTCGCCTGGGGGAAGCGCTGGCCAATATCAAGGGAATCGTTTGCATCTATTGTCCTTCTGTTTTCGACTGATATTCCCCCCAAAGATGTTCTCGTAACAGTACCCTAACTACCATCTTCACCCATCACTTATCACTTATCACTTTTGACGCCTTCGCAAAAAGTCCCTCTCGCCCGCCTGCGTATAACTTCGTGCGGGCAGGCAGAGCGCGCAAAGACGCGGAGTGTTGATATATATGGATTTAGGAGTATTCACTATATATGGTTGTATTTAATGGTTCTAGGGCACATTTCATGAATTCTCAGATACTTCTAGCGGTTTCGTCACTTTTCACTCATCACTCATCACTCACCACTCATC
Protein-coding sequences here:
- the mraZ gene encoding division/cell wall cluster transcriptional repressor MraZ, whose product is MGTKTFTGEFRYSIDAKGRVNVPSKFRKALPETSEDTFVVTRGLDENIVAYSLDKWQQIEEELLKLSSRLPGHRAYKRQATRFATSLKFDSQGRVAIPVNLLQHAGIDKDVVIIGMIDEIEIWDPEILKRYEDTVFQLDAEDIEAIDNYTRSP
- a CDS encoding cell division protein FtsL, which encodes MRRNETGREILKTILYIGMVPVVAALLFLYVWLGEEVRACAVKLDSLRSQEITLRGEYNLVLSERNRLHRPDNLSKLARENLGLTQPDPETREIRVNLK
- a CDS encoding helix-turn-helix domain-containing protein encodes the protein MAFHEDLRNHRLKKGLILEEISEETKINIRILQALEQGDYHILPVPYVRLFMRAYAQTIDYPVEDILRGLENELKLTGEQSDSDMIASDLATSIDMTGAIVSPNQNMLQAERGSQSNTTRLIGGIIVLLVVIIFGKSLLKPNAPASQTPQFPLLPAMDLSLSLDSLDLPDSLFAANSPGLTITASGYLSIISNQGSNAVDTLFQEPGESISIILKHSMQLKMYPSDAVLISIQQDTLPGSPFSNAWLVVTTDSTSGQLRTYPTL
- the rsmH gene encoding 16S rRNA (cytosine(1402)-N(4))-methyltransferase RsmH codes for the protein MSQITQSRFRHTPVLVDEVCELLINDLSGVYVDGTFGLGGHTKALSSLLNADATLIGIDQDQTALAQFTPSLVQQTLHLVCTNFENLKQILGDLKINKVHGILLDLGLNSFSLDDPERGFAFSLHGPLDMRFDRSNELTAEIVVNTYSQEQLADVIYRYGEERNSRRIARRIVEMRAQKRLTRSDELKQAVARSVDPRFRNKSLARVFQAFRIEVNREMEVLSSVLDSAIELMVPGGRLAVISYHSLEDRMVKMHFRELSQDIPRQPGMVDEEVKVPLLKRITTKPVVALPGEASVNPRARSAKLRVAERTTHATK
- a CDS encoding Mur ligase family protein; protein product: MNLNKLITRLSNILEIRGDLDRSISGISYDSRQIQTGHLFIAVRGLVSDGHSYIEAAIQAGAVAIVYDRPDCHIPPDIVAIQVENSRLILPRIASSYYGHPESKLKLVGITGTNGKTTTNYFVQHLLTDSMLKTGRVGTTGATLGKVNTDLMHTTPESADLYEILAEFVAHGAKAITLEVSSHALDQNRVDGLSFDVAVYTNLSQDHLDYHGSFEEYLAAKQLLFKGLSEASV
- a CDS encoding Maf family protein, which encodes MQTIPLILASASPRRKLLLEQIGISFEIHPSQVAEPEYPGGDPVKYALSLAELKAADISNIYPHALVVGADTIVVVDDAVLGKPVDPTSAENMLKLLSNRTHQVVTAYSIQHRFLDIQLDRHVSTQVRFKPLAEDEIKRYIKSGAPFDKAGAYGIQDYSGVFVDRIEGCFYNVVGFPLSDFHTALKELLTKHQLTIYPG
- a CDS encoding penicillin-binding transpeptidase domain-containing protein — translated: MTYKKFRGRYIIVVVSSILVWTMLVFRMFFIQVIDAESLGAAIESRFEAKVSIPPLRGNFFDRNGKKLTDNIEHYSFSARPALVQDKDAIARLFSKTFNKSKRYYLNRLNSKSPFVYLERNIDPLLGRELSQRLLPTGVQVESEVRRYYPYGDVAAPLIGFVGTENHGLSGLEAHYNHQLAGISGWKELGSDGRGNTRIRGEFREQTPINGDNCSLTIDVDMQVIIEEELRSAIERHKADKAMAVLIDPSSGEILALANLPAFNPNTRSDLTQEALTSHPIMSAFEPGSTFKVVGATALLEANKVHPMDVFFCENGKFSIHGLHIKDWRSFANLTFSEVLQNSSNIGTIKAMENLEAGKLFKIARKFGFSEKSGIQFPYENTGSLKNNKHWSRISKSEISIGYEVSVTSLQLAMAYSAIGNGGILLKPQLVKNFTTPNGHAQVVDQMDAIRRVASENTMHTLSDILEKAVSQGTGSHAFLPNLRIAGKTGTAKKIKNGKYVSEYIASFASFYPANDPEYTLVVVVDHPRAGGYTGGMVAAPIAKEIYRRIYNLRGHTSDPYQHADLASKNIRSVPRSTLKGKLLSAAIPVMKVNAEHLTMPKLLGMSMKMSLSGLYALGLNPISHGSGRVIRQVPSAGKQLRTGQTVEIYLGDQ